Proteins from a genomic interval of Acinonyx jubatus isolate Ajub_Pintada_27869175 chromosome B4, VMU_Ajub_asm_v1.0, whole genome shotgun sequence:
- the PKDREJ gene encoding polycystin family receptor for egg jelly, translated as MRPGPALLLLGLGLVLGLVLGRGRLPRPPDPRTARAAVLVPGAPGPRRQGPSSARRPPPAAQGDAAALRNFGGAPGLGEPGGGVRLRLRPRATPGGGVVLSGGGSLCLPRGPARPLCLRVRVLLRAPGAAAPTLVDLQLWARRGRLSLLWRTPLHGALGSPEWTFRLVPVPPASVRRPRQASSALPAGDPRLYAGFVAQAKCPTDGPTPVVLEAVNSDGPQAIESSVSCQLSARLPCVVSLVRINRDQDPVVLNRRMHTTLNATFKYDCLEATLFNPSWQVFSVPSVSDVPDWNQPLDVPQLSLGRTPAYMEIPPNSLSWGVYVFNFTLTIYTRKSNTPRATGSDIVYVTVLRSPLQAVVIPARPNITMNFTDSLVLDGSRSSDPDSGNSSEGLLFSWYCTTDKNNYQGETIIVVSRKVCLTAKQTDLRWKETSGPILSFLPRTLRGRDVYYFRMVIRKGSRTAYADRRVHVLPGPRPAAHISCIENCNRNLIISDRFSLFLNCTRCAGDRDYYKWSILSSSGKEIIFDWARQTTTGRARAYLTIKAFAFRDFSEAEFLVSVYSITWSGVGLTLRYSFAINYAPQPGQCNINPAKGLSLLTKFVIRCTNFTDKNIPLAYKIVVSDLYGFGQISSVKENTLGAILYWGHESTSPPSFLPVGGLANHYVMKIIVQVYDSLGAFTPVTLHATVRAPTDKISSKNVLDRLFNFTMGTTSSLSTLLDQREFLPAGYLIYIAASVVNSMKADLTLQADETRLREHLVNQTFVLPNSTLEEISQVVVCMAKVTQTTSGFTRMAQKLATVRVWQANHALRQSHQKHKSFSSEQIEIVSTGILTSLSNILKLSVPYEVVDEPFYGLEFLADTILAGMVPGNETTAMTASSFNMYLKKTEKQDINEAFTNKKLGRNYFRPVLNASSVPLLPENAPISTMFCEFADDPFPWLSQQESYSAEVVGFKMTGIPAKGNVLEITPDVVEVHIVRRNLSFAAFNLTVGPDNAPHKVNEPFKRTTGEFSFEVDSSAVNEVLVHIMTEVTLVFTVLVYAGSEITPAALVATFFVPYDIPPIANQSDLFDQACVVKKARVVCLPPSLLQVIAQRGSSSECTVTMALQAPRFVTAPSNKLVRIALFSVQCLDMYGIQSDWREDNCVLGEETTWDRMHCICKNPRRARRQLATIKKAGLHLQTHFLTANVIVVPNPVDLRLEVIRNVTQNPVTLFAVLFIMLVYVFLAFWVLHKDATDQLLRQYVIILPDNDPYDKVCYLLTIFTGMRCGAGTRANVFIQLKGTEGDSNVHCLSHPYFTTLSRGSINTFLLTTKRDLGDIHSIRVWHNNEGRAPSWYLSRIKVENLLSRHIWLFLCRKWLSIDTSLDRTFHVTPPDQPLEKKDYFLIDSIYKLEKNHMWFSVFSGVSARPFNRLQRLSCCLAMLLSSLLCNIMFFNLNKKEDTDPKETKYIRSMMIGLESVLITIPVQLLIAFLFTYSQKEPRMTVEEVSPQKTPLMRVPSEYWEEHLKKWHAQETDGAPARVASKLPPRKSPKAPKAPEQHWGKKAEGKVSRPRDVNMNASNRNAEDDQEAAPAQPPSQTNPLELQEKHRIVLPGCCVYIAWFLVFATCSISAFFIVFYGLTYGYEKSIEWLFASFCAFCLSIFLVQPSKIILLSGVRTSRPKYCKNLSWASKYHYTEIKLFHAKMGPEEMKRRHEQITQLRSSRMYQPLTEDEIRIFQRKKRTKRRALLFLSYILTHFLFLALLLRLVALLRHTDSFYYNQFIRDQFSVDLGTVTKLEDIYRWLDHVLLPLLHNDPNPTFLPDSSSKILGLPLLRQVRAKPGEKLCPPAQDFGQNSTDRDIHCHPEYGTDPEDTRSYSNVWDKVGKRAVDKNTNGFTYKPQEKTWAYFSHGLLHTYRSGGYVFYFFPEQQQFNSSMRLGELQSNNWLDEKTWAVILELTTFNPDVSLFCSISVIFEVSQPGVVNTSTSVHSFSLADFDRRTSAEIYLYAAVLIFFVAYVVDEGYIILQERASYVTSVYNLLNFALKCIFTVLIVLFLRKHFLATGIIQFYLSSPVEFVPFHAVSQVDHIMRIILGFLLFLTILKTLRYSRFFYDVRLAQRAIQTALPGICHMALVVSVYFFVYMAFGYLVFGQHEWNYNSLIHATQTIFSYCVSAFQNTEFSSNRVLGVLFLSSFMLVMICILINLFQAVILSAYEEMKQPVYEEPSDEAEAMTYLCRKLRTMCRCMFFQPKARDKPEFFEDMLYGQPEKKSRRYLGLKTRNVNGKKMVYLVV; from the coding sequence ATGCGGCCCGGGCCCGCGCTTCTcctcctgggcctgggcctggtcTTGGGCCTGGTCTTGGGCCGCGGCCGCCTCCCGCGGCCCCCGGATCCTCGCACGGCCCGGGCCGCGGTCCTCGTTCCCGGGGCGCCCGGCCCCCGCCGCCAGGGCCCCTCCTCGGCCCGCCGGCCCCCGCCCGCCGCGCAGGGAGACGCGGCCGCGCTGCGCAACTTCGGGGGCGCCCCGGGCCTCGGAGAGCCGGGCGGCGGCGTCCGCCTCCGCCTGCGGCCCCGCGCGACCCCGGGCGGCGGCGTGGTCCTGAGCGGCGGCGGCAGCCTCTGCCTGCCCCGCGGCCCTGCGCGCCCTCTCTGCCTGCGGGTGCGCGTCCTGCTGCGCGCCCCCGGGGCCGCCGCGCCCACGCTCGTGGACCTGCAGCTGTGGGCGCGCCGCGGCCGCCTGTCCCTGCTGTGGCGCACCCCGCTGCACGGCGCGCTCGGGAGCCCCGAGTGGACCTTCCGCCTCGTGCCCGTCCCACCGGCCAGCGTGCGGCGCCCCCGCCAGGCCTCCTCTGCTCTGCCCGCCGGCGACCCTCGCCTCTACGCGGGCTTCGTGGCCCAAGCCAAGTGCCCCACGGATGGGCCCACGCCTGTTGTTTTAGAAGCCGTCAACTCGGACGGCCCCCAAGCCATCGAGTCTTCGGTGTCCTGCCAGTTATCCGCGCGGTTGCCCTGTGTTGTCAGCCTGGTAAGGATCAATAGGGACCAAGATCCGGTGGTGTTGAACAGGAGAATGCACACTACCTTGAATGCAACCTTTAAGTACGACTGCCTGGAAGCCACCTTATTTAATCCGAGCTGGCAAGTCTTTTCCGTGCCCTCCGTATCCGACGTGCCGGACTGGAATCAGCCTTTGGACGTACCACAACTCAGCCTAGGGAGGACTCCAGCGTATATGGAAATCCCCCCCAATTCTTTATCTTGGGGGGTGTACGTGTTTAACTTCACTCTCACCATCTACACAAGGAAGTCAAATACACCTCGGGCAACAGGCTCCGACATCGTCTACGTCACCGTTCTTCGAAGCCCCCTACAGGCGGTGGTTATTCCTGCCAGGCCCAACATAACAATGAATTTCACAGATTCGCTGGTTCTGGATGGAAGCAGGTCGTCGGACCCAGATTCAGGCAACTCTTCAGAGGGACTCCTTTTTTCTTGGTACTGCACCACAGATAAAAATAACTACCAAGGAGAGACAATTATAGTGGTAAGCAGGAAAGTCTGTCTCACTGCAAAGCAGACTGATCTGCGGTGGAAGGAGACCTCTGGCCCCATCCTGTCATTTTTGCCAAGAACACTGAGAGGCAGAGATGTGTATTATTTCAGAATGGTGATCCGGAAGGGCAGTAGAACAGCGTATGCCGATAGGAGGGTGCATGTGCTCCCAGGACCAAGACCCGCAGCACACATTTCATGCATTGAAAATTGCAATCGTAATTTGATTATTTCAGATCGattctctttgtttctaaatTGCACCAGGTGTGCAGGAGACCGTGATTACTATAAGTGGTCGATTCTGTCGTCTTCAGGTAAAGAGATCATATTTGATTGGGCAAGACAAACCACAACAGGGAGGGCCAGGGCTTATCTGACCATAAAAGCTTTTGCTTTTAGGGATTTTTCCGAAGCTGAGTTTTTGGTTTCTGTATACTCAATAACTTGGAGCGGAGTGGGCTTGACCTTGAGATACTCCTTTGCTATTAACTACGCTCCTCAGCCCGGGCAGTGCAACATCAATCCAGCTAAGGGACTTTCACTTTTAACCAAGTTTGTCATCCGGTGTACTAATTTCACGGACAAGAACATCCCTCTTGCATACAAAATAGTAGTTTCTGATTTGTACGGTTTTGGGCAAATCAGTTCTGTGAAAGAGAACACCTTGGGGGCCATCCTGTATTGGGGGCATGAGTCCACATcacccccttcctttctccccgtTGGTGGATTGGCTAATCATTATGTCATGAAGATCATTGTTCAGGTATATGACTCTCTAGGAGCCTTTACTCCGGTGACCCTGCACGCCACCGTACGGGCTCCTACGGACAAAATCTCATCAAAGAATGTGCTTGATCGATTATTCAATTTCACCATGGGAACAACTTCATCACTCTCTACTTTGCTTGACCAGCGGGAATTTTTGCCTGCAGGCTACTTAATTTATATAGCAGCTTCTGTGGTGAATAGCATGAAAGCTGACTTAACTTTGCAAGCTGACGAAACCAGACTCCGGGAACACCTCGTCAACCAGACTTTCGTTCTTCCCAACAGCACTTTGGAGGAAATTAGCCAGGTGGTCGTGTGTATGGCTAAAGTAACCCAGACAACCTCTGGATTCACTCGAATGGCTCAGAAACTTGCCACAGTGAGGGTCTGGCAAGCCAACCATGCCCTACGACAATCTCATCAAAAACATAAATCCTTTAGCTCTGAACAAATAGAAATCGTGAGCACTGGGATATTAACAAGTCTGTCTAATATCCTTAAACTGAGTGTTCCCTATGAAGTAGTGGATGAGCCTTTCTATGGGTTGGAGTTTCTAGCAGACACAATATTGGCTGGCATGGTGCCAGGGAATGAAACCACTGCAATGACGGCCTCCAGCTTTAACATGTacctcaagaaaacagaaaagcaggatATTAACGAGGCCTTCACCAACAAGAAGCTCGGCCGAAATTATTTTCGTCCAGTGCTCAATGCGAGCAGTGTCCCCCTTCTGCCTGAAAATGCTCCGATCTCCaccatgttttgtgagtttgcaGATGATCCCTTTCCTTGGTTAAGTCAGCAGGAAAGCTATTCTGCAGAGGTGGTTGGGTTCAAAATGACAGGCATCCCCGCCAAAGGCAACGTGCTAGAGATCACACCTGATGTGGTCGAAGTGCACATCGTCAGAAGAAACCTGAGCTTTGCAGCTTTTAATCTCACAGTGGGACCCGACAACGCGCCCCACAAAGTTAATGAGCCCTTCAAAAGGACGACGGGGGAGTTTAGCTTTGAGGTGGACAGCAGTGCAGTGAATGAGGTGCTGGTCCATATCATGACGGAAGTCACCCTGGTGTTCACGGTATTGGTATATGCTGGCAGTGAGATCACCCCCGCCGCTTTGGTGGCCACCTTCTTCGTGCCCTATGACATCCCTCCCATCGCCAACCAGAGTGACCTGTTTGACCAGGCCTGTGTGGTTAAGAAGGCCCGTGTGGTCTGCCTTCCACCGTCCCTGCTGCAAGTCATAGCTCAGCGAGGCAGCTCGTCCGAGTGCACCGTGACCATGGCTCTGCAGGCACCTCGCTTTGTCACGGCACCCAGTAACAAGCTAGTGAGAATCGCCCTTTTCAGCGTTCAGTGCTTAGACATGTACGGGATCCAGAGCGATTGGAGAGAAGACAACTGTGTTCTCGGAGAGGAGACCACCTGGGACAGAATGCACTGTATCTGCAAAAACCCAAGGAGGGCCCGGCGGCAGCTGGCCACGATCAAAAAAGCCGGCCTGCACCTGCAAACCCACTTTTTGACGGCCAATGTGATTGTGGTCCCTAATCCCGTAGATCTACGGCTGGAGGTCATCAGGAATGTCACCCAAAACCCCGTGACTCTCTTCGCTGTACTTTTCATTATGCTCGTGTACGTATTCCTAGCGTTCTGGGTCTTGCACAAAGATGCCACGGACCAGCTTCTTCGGCAATACGTGATAATCCTACCTGACAACGATCCTTACGATAAGGTGTGTTACCTGCTCACCATTTTCACAGGAATGCGCTGTGGGGCTGGGACCAGGGCCAACGTCTTCATCCAACTTAAGGGAACAGAGGGTGACAGCAACGTGCATTGTTTGAGCCACCCCTATTTTACCACCCTCTCCCGTGGAAGCATCAACACTTTCCTCCTCACAACAAAACGTGACTTGGGGGACATCCATTCCATTCGTGTGTGGCACAACAATGAGGGCAGAGCCCCCAGTTGGTATTTAAGCAGAATCAAAGTGGAAAATCTGTTGAGCAGACACATCTGGCTGTTCCTCTGCCGAAAATGGCTTTCTATTGACACCTCTTTGGACAGAACATTTCACGTTACCCCCCCTGACCAGCCTCTAGAGAAAAAGGACTATTTCCTGATAGATTCCATTTACAAGCTGGAGAAAAATCACATGTGGTTCTCTGTTTTCTCCGGGGTCAGTGCTAGGCCGTTCAATAGGCTGCAGCGGCTGTCCTGTTGTTTAGCCATGTTATTGTCTTCCCTTTTATGCAACATTATGTTCTTTAATCTCAACAAAAAAGAAGACACGGATCCCAAAGAGACAAAGTACATCAGGTCGATGATGATAGGATTGGAAAGTGTCCTAATCACCATCCCTGTGCAACTACTGATCGCCTTTTTGTTCACCTATTCCCAGAAGGAACCTCGCATGACTGTAGAGGAGGTGTCTCCCCAGAAGACCCCCTTGATGCGAGTCCCAAGTGAATACTGGGAGGAACATCTGAAAAAGTGGCACGCTCAGGAAACGGACGGTGCCCCTGCCAGAGTGGCTTCGAAGCTTCCCCCCAGGAAAAGCCCTAAAGCTCCCAAAGCGCCAGAGCAGCACTGGGGTAAGAAAGCAGAGGGCAAGGTCTCCCGCCCCCGAGATGTTAACATGAACGCCAGTAACCGAAACGCAGAGGACGATCAGGAAGCTGCTCCTGCGCAGCCGCCCTCCCAGACGAATCCTCTAGAACTCCAGGAGAAGCACAGGATCGTCCTGCCTGGGTGTTGCGTTTATATAGCATGGTTCTTGGTTTTCGCCACCTGCAGTATATCCGCGTTCTTCATTGTATTTTATGGGCTGACCTACGGCTATGAAAAATCCATAGAGTGGCTCTTTGCTTCGTTTTGTGCGTTCTGTCTGTCCATTTTCCTGGTGCAGCCGTCCAAAATTATCCTCCTGTCAGGCGTCAGGACGAGCAGGCCCAAGTATTGTAAAAACCTCTCGTGGGCAAGCAAGTACCACTACACTGAGATCAAGCTGTTCCACGCGAAGATGGGCCCGGAAGAAATGAAAAGGCGACACGAGCAGATCACACAGCTGCGAAGCTCAAGGATGTACCAACCCCTCACCGAAGACGAAATCCGAATAttccaaagaaagaagagaaccaaGAGGAGGGCGCTCCTGTTCCTCAGTTACATTCTCACCCACTTCCTGTTTCTGGCGCTCCTGCTGAGGCTCGTGGCCCTCCTGCGCCACACCGACAGCTTCTACTACAACCAGTTCATCCGCGATCAGTTCTCTGTGGACCTCGGCACGGTGACCAAGCTGGAGGACATCTACCGGTGGCTGGACCACGTGCTGCTGCCTCTGCTCCACAACGACCCGAACCCAACTTTTCTTCCCGACAGCTCCTCCAAGATCCTTGGCCTTCCGCTCCTGAGGCAAGTGAGGGCCAAACCCGGCGAAAAACTCTGCCCGCCTGCCCAAGACTTTGGGCAGAACAGCACCGACAGAGACATCCATTGTCATCCGGAGTATGGCACGGACCCAGAAGACACCAGAAGCTACTCTAACGTTTGGGATAAAGTGGGTAAGCGGGCTGTGGACAAGAACACCAATGGGTTTACTTACAAGCCTCAAGAGAAGACGTGGGCGTATTTCTCCCATGGACTCTTACACACCTACAGGTCGGGGGGCtatgtgttctatttttttccagaacaGCAGCAGTTTAATTCCAGCATGCGGCTCGGGGAGCTCCAGAGCAACAACTGGCTTGATGAGAAGACCTGGGCCGTGATTCTGGAGCTGACCACCTTTAACCCGGACGTCAGTCTATTCTGCagcatttctgtcatttttgagGTTTCACAGCCAGGAGTCGTAAACACGAGCACGTCCGTGCATTCCTTCTCGCTTGCTGACTTCGACAGGAGGACGTCCGCTGAGATCTACCTGTACGCGGCCGTCCTCATTTTCTTCGTAGCCTACGTTGTCGATGAGGGCTACATCATTTTGCAAGAAAGGGCCTCCTACGTGACAAGTGTGTACAATTTGCTCAACTTTGCTCTAAAATGCATATTTACCGTGCTGATTGTGCTCTTTCTCAGGAAACACTTCCTGGCCACTGGCATAATTCAATTTTACCTGTCGAGCCCCGTGGAGTTTGTCCCCTTTCATGCAGTTTCTCAGGTAGATCACATCATGAGGATCATTTTGGGTTTCCTGTTGTTTCTGACCATCTTGAAGACCCTCAGGTACTCCAGATTCTTTTATGACGTGCGCCTGGCCCAGAGGGCCATTCAGACCGCCCTCCCCGGCATCTGCCACATGGCGCTGGTGGTGTCCGTGTATTTCTTCGTATACATGGCCTTTGGCTACCTGGTGTTCGGCCAGCACGAATGGAACTACAACAGCCTGATTCACGCCACACAGACAATATTCTCCTACTGCGTTTCGGCTTTTCAGAACACCGAGTTCTCCAGCAACCGGGTGCTGGGGGTCCTGTTCCTCTCGTCCTTCATGCTGGTGATGATCTGTATACTGATCAACTTATTTCAGGCGGTGATTTTGTCGGCCTATGAGGAAATGAAGCAGCCCGTGTACGAGGAGCCATCGGACGAAGCGGAAGCAATGACCTATCTGTGTCGCAAGCTAAGGACCATGTGTCGGTGTATGTTCTTCCAACCCAAGGCCAGAGACAAACCGGAGTTCTTTGAGGACATGCTGTATGGGCAGCCGGAGAAGAAGAGCCGCCGGTATCTGGGGCTCAAGACCAGAAACGTTAACGGGAAGAAAATGGTTTATCTCGTTGTATGA
- the CDPF1 gene encoding cysteine-rich DPF motif domain-containing protein 1 isoform X2 has protein sequence MECEADHRPLGVFKCQLCALTAPYSYVGQKPPDTQSVVFLEESYVMKDPFTSDKGRFLVLGSQCSLCSRLVCVGPECSLFYSKRFCLPCVQENIDAFPWEIRQDLGKRKGPSKKPASQPGSRT, from the exons ATGGAGTGTGAGGCAGACCACCGTCCCCTGGGTGTGTTTAAGTGCCAGCTCTGTGCCCTGACAGCCCCATACAGCTACGTGGGGCAGAAGCCCCCTGACACCCAGTCTGTCGT CTTTCTGGAGGAGAGTTACGTCATGAAGGACCCCTTCACCTCAGACAAGGGCAGATTCCTGGTCCTTGGCTCTCAGTGCAGTTTGTGCAGCCGGCTGGTGTGTGTGGGCCCG GAGTGCAGCTTATTCTATTCCAAGAGATTTTGCCTCCCCTGTGTCCAGGAGAACATCGATGCCTTCCCTTGGGAAATTCGGCAAGACTTGGGGAAAAGGAAAGGTCCGTCAAAGAAGCCTGCCAGCCAGCCTGGTTCGAGGACATGA
- the CDPF1 gene encoding cysteine-rich DPF motif domain-containing protein 1 isoform X1, with protein MECEADHRPLGVFKCQLCALTAPYSYVGQKPPDTQSVVFLEESYVMKDPFTSDKGRFLVLGSQCSLCSRLVCVGPVGEHRCLPLGNSARLGEKERSVKEACQPAWFEDMSAAWAREGAELGTALPSPFRGHQEQHWELEGAGAQPAAARGQGDVRRRPSEG; from the exons ATGGAGTGTGAGGCAGACCACCGTCCCCTGGGTGTGTTTAAGTGCCAGCTCTGTGCCCTGACAGCCCCATACAGCTACGTGGGGCAGAAGCCCCCTGACACCCAGTCTGTCGT CTTTCTGGAGGAGAGTTACGTCATGAAGGACCCCTTCACCTCAGACAAGGGCAGATTCCTGGTCCTTGGCTCTCAGTGCAGTTTGTGCAGCCGGCTGGTGTGTGTGGGCCCGGTGG GAGAACATCGATGCCTTCCCTTGGGAAATTCGGCAAGACTTGGGGAAAAGGAAAGGTCCGTCAAAGAAGCCTGCCAGCCAGCCTGGTTCGAGGACATGAGTGCAgcctgggccagggagggggctgAGCTGGGAACTGCTCTGCCCAGCCCTTTTCGGGGCCATCAGGAGCAGCATTGGGAGCTGGAGGGAGCTGGGGCCCAGCCTGCGGCAGCAAGAGGACAGGGAGACGTGCGGAGAAGGCCCTCAGAAGGCTGA